A genomic window from Streptomyces sp. NBC_00234 includes:
- a CDS encoding polysaccharide deacetylase family protein gives MSVVPVFAYHSVAREPASWIAPFSVTPRTFAEQLDRIADAGVSVVPLRQLVAALRGCKPLPEQSAVLTFDDGFADFYWTVAPMLAERGLPATLYVTTGAVHAPGAGPEGSLLPPADMLNWRQIATLDALDIEIGGHSRTHAQLDILPAARARHEVADSKRRLEDVVSHPVSSFAYPQGYHSAAVRRAVREAGWSSGAAAGGAFSSTTDDPWRISRLTVRADTGPTEFDRWVHGVGAPVAAPRESLGVKGRRLYRKARFMTGHYP, from the coding sequence ATGAGCGTCGTTCCCGTCTTCGCCTACCATTCGGTGGCTCGCGAACCGGCTTCGTGGATCGCTCCGTTCTCGGTGACACCGCGCACGTTCGCCGAGCAGCTCGACAGGATCGCCGACGCCGGGGTCTCCGTCGTACCCCTGCGGCAGCTCGTGGCAGCGCTGCGGGGCTGCAAGCCACTGCCCGAGCAGTCCGCCGTACTGACCTTCGACGACGGATTCGCGGACTTCTACTGGACCGTCGCCCCCATGCTCGCCGAGCGTGGGCTCCCCGCGACGCTCTACGTCACCACCGGCGCCGTGCACGCCCCCGGCGCAGGCCCCGAGGGAAGTCTGCTGCCGCCCGCCGACATGCTGAACTGGCGCCAGATCGCCACCCTGGACGCCCTCGACATCGAGATCGGCGGCCACAGCCGTACGCACGCACAGCTGGACATCCTGCCCGCGGCGCGGGCGCGCCACGAAGTGGCCGACAGCAAGCGGCGCCTGGAGGACGTGGTCAGCCACCCGGTGAGTTCCTTCGCCTACCCGCAGGGCTACCACAGCGCGGCGGTGCGCCGCGCGGTGCGGGAGGCCGGCTGGAGCTCGGGGGCTGCGGCCGGTGGCGCGTTCAGCTCCACGACCGACGACCCGTGGCGGATCTCCCGTCTGACGGTCCGCGCCGACACCGGTCCGACGGAGTTCGACCGCTGGGTCCATGGCGTGGGCGCCCCGGTCGCAGCGCCGCGCGAGTCCCTGGGAGTCAAGGGACGACGCCTCTACCGAAAGGCCAGGTTCATGACCGGCCACTATCCCTGA
- a CDS encoding M12 family metallo-peptidase, with protein sequence MPSTALRIALTATVGASLCAISPSSPPADRKSAAPAPAAGRAGCPVVDVLVAYTPKAAAHVGGQHRVSASAQQIAARMNRSLKQSGVCGSIRITHAYTATGYDGSEDFAPAHQRLKDKDDPTLGGPAHRMREQHAADLVAVIVNRREKGGGIADYTATLGESSSEFAYSVSDVQGIALDSVSHEIGHNLGLAHDRTTMATDPEGAMKVSEDRPYNTGWITPDRKYYTIMAYGSSCGDCTGVGQFSNPDRNWRGQPLGDASNDSARALRETLPVVARYRASPGPFGR encoded by the coding sequence ATGCCGTCGACCGCCCTGAGGATCGCGCTGACCGCGACCGTCGGAGCCTCGCTCTGCGCCATATCCCCCTCCAGTCCCCCGGCGGACCGGAAGTCCGCGGCCCCGGCGCCCGCCGCGGGCCGGGCGGGCTGCCCCGTCGTCGACGTGCTGGTGGCCTACACACCCAAGGCCGCCGCCCACGTCGGCGGACAGCATCGCGTGTCCGCGTCCGCACAACAGATCGCCGCCCGGATGAACCGCTCGCTCAAGCAGAGCGGGGTCTGCGGCTCGATCCGGATCACGCACGCCTACACGGCGACGGGGTACGACGGCTCGGAGGACTTCGCCCCGGCACACCAACGGCTGAAGGACAAGGACGATCCGACGCTCGGCGGGCCGGCGCACCGCATGCGCGAACAGCACGCGGCGGATCTGGTCGCCGTCATCGTGAACCGGCGGGAGAAGGGCGGGGGCATCGCGGACTACACGGCCACGCTCGGCGAGTCCTCCAGCGAGTTCGCCTACTCGGTCTCCGACGTCCAGGGAATCGCACTGGACTCGGTCAGTCACGAGATCGGGCACAACCTGGGCCTCGCCCACGACCGGACGACGATGGCCACCGATCCGGAGGGGGCGATGAAGGTCAGCGAGGACCGGCCGTACAACACGGGCTGGATCACCCCGGACCGCAAGTACTACACGATCATGGCGTACGGGTCCTCGTGCGGTGACTGCACCGGGGTCGGGCAGTTCTCCAACCCGGACAGGAACTGGCGCGGACAGCCCCTGGGCGACGCGTCAAACGACAGTGCGCGGGCGCTTCGCGAGACGCTGCCCGTGGTCGCCCGCTACCGCGCCTCCCCCGGCCCGTTCGGCCGGTAG
- a CDS encoding cupin, with protein sequence MDDLNALAVEHLATARTSAHGRSAHLLLHEDTLRQTVIALTGGSALDEHNAPPAASLQVLRGAVRLTAASGDVELAAGALHPIPQERHGLLALEDAVVLLTAVND encoded by the coding sequence ATGGACGATCTGAACGCCCTCGCCGTCGAGCACCTGGCCACGGCCCGTACCTCCGCGCACGGCCGCAGCGCCCACCTCCTGCTGCACGAGGACACCCTGCGGCAGACGGTCATCGCCCTCACCGGCGGGTCGGCCCTCGACGAACACAACGCACCGCCCGCGGCGTCCCTCCAGGTGCTGCGCGGCGCGGTCCGCCTCACCGCCGCCTCCGGAGACGTGGAGCTCGCCGCCGGAGCGCTGCACCCGATCCCCCAGGAGCGGCACGGACTGCTCGCCCTGGAGGACGCCGTGGTGCTGCTCACCGCGGTGAACGACTGA
- a CDS encoding type III polyketide synthase: MATLCRPAIAVPENVITMQQTLDLARETHADHPQRELVLRLIQNTGVQTRHIVQPIEETLRHPGFEVRNRLYEAEAKTRVPEVVRQALAYAEVEPAEIDMIVYVSCTGFMMPSLTAWLINTMGFRAETRQLPIAQLGCAAGGAAINRAHDFCTAYPDANVLIVSCEFCSLCYQPTDIGVGSLLSNGLFGDAISSAVVRGQGGTGMSLERNGSHLVPGTEDWISYAVRDTGFHFLLDKRVPGTMEMLAPVLQDLVDKHGWTVPAMDFFIVHAGGPRILDDLCHYLDLPPEMFRYSRATLTERGNIASSVVFDALARLFDDGGVAELGQGLIAGFGPGITAETALGRWVGTSLADAADADLADLSLAAGL, encoded by the coding sequence ATGGCGACCCTGTGCCGACCGGCCATCGCTGTGCCCGAGAACGTCATCACGATGCAGCAGACCCTGGACCTGGCCCGGGAGACCCACGCCGACCACCCGCAGCGCGAGCTGGTGCTGAGGCTCATCCAGAACACCGGTGTGCAGACCCGGCACATCGTCCAGCCGATCGAGGAGACACTGCGCCACCCCGGCTTCGAGGTGCGCAACAGGCTGTACGAGGCCGAGGCCAAGACCCGGGTACCGGAGGTCGTACGGCAGGCCCTCGCGTACGCCGAAGTGGAACCGGCCGAGATCGACATGATCGTCTATGTGTCCTGCACAGGCTTCATGATGCCCTCGCTCACCGCCTGGCTGATCAACACGATGGGCTTCCGCGCCGAGACGCGACAGCTCCCGATCGCCCAGCTCGGGTGCGCGGCCGGAGGGGCGGCGATCAACCGGGCCCATGACTTCTGCACGGCGTACCCGGACGCCAACGTCCTCATCGTGTCCTGCGAGTTCTGTTCCCTCTGTTACCAGCCGACCGACATCGGAGTCGGCTCACTGCTCTCCAACGGGCTCTTCGGCGACGCGATCTCCTCGGCCGTCGTGCGCGGTCAGGGCGGCACCGGGATGAGTCTGGAGCGCAACGGCTCCCATCTGGTGCCGGGCACGGAGGACTGGATCTCCTACGCGGTACGCGACACGGGATTCCACTTCCTGCTCGACAAGCGGGTGCCCGGCACCATGGAAATGCTCGCCCCGGTGCTGCAGGATCTGGTCGACAAGCACGGCTGGACCGTGCCTGCCATGGACTTCTTCATCGTGCACGCAGGCGGGCCGCGCATTCTCGACGATCTCTGCCACTACCTGGATCTCCCACCGGAGATGTTCCGCTACAGCCGGGCGACGCTCACGGAGCGGGGCAATATCGCCAGCTCCGTGGTCTTCGACGCGTTGGCCAGGCTGTTCGACGACGGCGGCGTGGCGGAGCTCGGTCAGGGGCTCATCGCGGGCTTCGGCCCAGGCATCACCGCCGAGACGGCACTGGGACGGTGGGTCGGGACCAGCCTGGCGGACGCGGCGGACGCCGACCTGGCGGACCTGTCACTGGCCGCCGGACTCTGA
- a CDS encoding cytochrome P450, producing the protein MENTETVRSCPFDYAQQLDFDPQLRELLTEEPVARIRMPYGEGEAWLVTRYEDVRTVTTDRRFSRSAVLGRDFPRMTPEPIVQAESINLMDPPASSRLRSLVAKSFTPRRVDHMRARTQGIVDQLLDEMEKDGNPSDFVARVSAPLPLITICEALDIPEADRPWLRAHALTMMNMGAAGRENAVRAKAELRSYFTELTAERRRSPGEDLISTLATARDGEELLDDQELAVMAMVLLITGQDTTTYQLGNIAYTLLTRPALLESLRAAPDRLPRTIEELLRYIPFRKGVGIPRIALEDVELSGVPIRAGDVVHVSYLTANRDGLKFERPDELDPDRPSIPHMTFGWGAHHCLGAPLATMELEVAFTSLLARFPALRLDVPPEEIRWNTTSIWRYPLALPVTW; encoded by the coding sequence GTGGAGAACACGGAAACTGTGCGCAGCTGCCCCTTCGACTACGCGCAACAGCTCGACTTCGACCCTCAACTCAGGGAATTGCTCACCGAAGAGCCCGTGGCCCGTATCCGTATGCCGTACGGAGAGGGCGAGGCATGGCTCGTCACCCGTTACGAGGACGTCCGCACCGTCACCACCGACCGGCGCTTCAGCCGCAGCGCCGTACTCGGCAGGGACTTCCCGCGGATGACCCCGGAACCCATCGTGCAGGCCGAGTCCATCAACCTGATGGACCCACCGGCCAGCAGCCGGCTGCGCAGCCTGGTGGCGAAGAGCTTCACCCCGCGCCGGGTGGACCACATGCGCGCCCGGACCCAGGGCATCGTCGACCAGCTCCTGGACGAGATGGAGAAGGACGGCAACCCGTCCGACTTCGTGGCACGCGTCTCCGCGCCGCTTCCGCTGATCACCATCTGCGAAGCACTCGACATCCCCGAGGCGGACCGCCCCTGGCTGCGCGCCCATGCGCTGACCATGATGAACATGGGCGCGGCGGGCCGTGAGAACGCGGTCCGCGCCAAGGCCGAACTGCGGTCCTACTTCACCGAACTGACGGCGGAGCGGCGCCGCTCGCCCGGCGAGGACCTGATCAGCACGCTCGCCACGGCCCGGGACGGCGAGGAACTCCTCGACGACCAGGAGCTGGCCGTCATGGCCATGGTGCTGCTCATCACCGGCCAGGACACCACGACGTACCAGCTCGGCAACATCGCCTACACGCTGCTCACCCGGCCGGCGCTCCTGGAGTCGCTGAGGGCCGCGCCGGACCGGCTGCCCCGCACGATCGAGGAACTGCTGCGGTACATCCCCTTCCGCAAGGGCGTCGGCATCCCGCGCATCGCCCTGGAGGACGTCGAGCTCAGCGGCGTCCCGATCCGGGCCGGCGACGTCGTCCACGTCTCCTACCTCACCGCCAACCGGGACGGCCTCAAGTTCGAACGTCCGGACGAGCTGGACCCGGACAGGCCGTCCATCCCCCACATGACCTTCGGCTGGGGCGCGCACCACTGTCTGGGTGCGCCGCTGGCCACGATGGAACTGGAGGTGGCTTTCACATCGCTGCTCGCACGCTTCCCGGCCCTGCGCCTCGACGTTCCGCCGGAGGAAATCCGCTGGAACACCACGTCCATCTGGCGTTACCCCCTCGCACTGCCCGTCACCTGGTGA
- a CDS encoding Dyp-type peroxidase — protein sequence MADIDDRGTQRPPLRRGRRTFIVGAAGLAGLTASPPRAAALAAGATDAVGPPERAGTTPADGSPERGGAAAAGRIPFHGRHQAGILTPQQPFAAFVAYDVRCESRKDLATLLQKLTRRARALTAGLTPADPAVAAVKGPQDRLTITVGVGASLFDERFGLASRKPAGLDPMPAFRDDRLDEASCHGDLSVQICAQHPDAVLHVIRDLARETHGMLRTRWRVDGFLNPPRPAGAPRTFIGFKDGIAHPDLRSSRAADRLLWLGASAGGPAWTRNGCFQVLRTIRLHAEAWDKVPTREQERILGRNKATGAPLTGRKESDLPAYEADPDGLRIPLDSHIRLANPRTPETADSQILRRSYNVDRGLAPDGTLDLGLLFCCYQQDIVRQFAAVQKRLEGERFADFTTTTGGGYFFTLPGIRDREDWFASGLLSA from the coding sequence ATGGCTGACATCGACGACCGAGGAACCCAACGGCCCCCTCTCCGGCGGGGGCGCCGGACCTTCATCGTGGGAGCCGCCGGCCTGGCCGGCCTCACGGCGTCGCCCCCGCGCGCCGCCGCCCTCGCCGCCGGCGCCACGGATGCCGTCGGCCCGCCGGAGAGGGCCGGAACGACCCCTGCGGACGGTTCACCGGAGAGGGGTGGCGCCGCCGCCGCGGGCCGCATCCCGTTCCACGGTCGGCACCAGGCGGGCATCCTCACTCCGCAGCAGCCGTTCGCCGCGTTCGTCGCCTATGACGTGCGCTGCGAGAGCCGGAAGGATCTGGCCACCCTCCTCCAGAAGCTGACCCGGCGGGCCAGGGCCCTCACCGCCGGCCTCACTCCGGCCGACCCGGCCGTGGCCGCCGTCAAGGGCCCGCAGGACCGCCTCACCATCACCGTCGGCGTGGGGGCCTCGCTGTTCGACGAACGCTTCGGGCTGGCATCGAGGAAGCCGGCGGGCCTGGACCCGATGCCCGCGTTCCGGGACGACCGGCTCGACGAGGCGTCCTGCCACGGCGACCTGTCCGTGCAGATCTGCGCGCAGCATCCCGACGCGGTCCTGCACGTGATCCGGGACCTGGCGCGCGAGACGCACGGGATGCTGCGCACCCGGTGGCGGGTCGACGGCTTCCTCAATCCTCCCCGGCCCGCGGGCGCCCCCCGTACGTTCATCGGCTTCAAGGACGGGATCGCCCACCCCGACCTCCGCTCGTCGCGCGCCGCGGACCGGCTCCTGTGGCTCGGCGCGTCGGCGGGCGGCCCGGCCTGGACCCGGAACGGCTGCTTCCAGGTACTCCGGACCATCCGGCTGCACGCGGAGGCCTGGGACAAGGTGCCCACGCGGGAGCAGGAGAGGATCCTCGGCCGCAACAAGGCCACCGGCGCCCCCCTGACCGGCCGGAAGGAATCGGACCTGCCCGCCTACGAGGCGGACCCGGACGGCCTGCGGATTCCGCTCGACTCCCACATCCGGCTGGCGAACCCGCGTACGCCGGAGACCGCCGACTCACAGATCCTGCGCCGCAGTTACAACGTCGACCGGGGTCTCGCGCCGGACGGCACGCTCGATCTGGGCCTGCTCTTCTGCTGCTACCAACAGGACATCGTCCGGCAGTTCGCGGCGGTGCAGAAGCGCCTGGAGGGGGAGCGGTTCGCGGACTTCACCACCACCACGGGCGGCGGGTACTTCTTCACCCTGCCCGGGATCAGGGACCGCGAGGACTGGTTCGCCTCGGGGCTGCTCAGCGCATAA